A genomic window from Martelella lutilitoris includes:
- the paaZ gene encoding phenylacetic acid degradation bifunctional protein PaaZ, whose protein sequence is MTETAARRLESYVLGSWQTGSGAGKPLSHAATGETVALIGSDGLNFADALAYGREKGGKALRAMTIHERALMLKAVGMALMERKQEFYVENSWTGATRRDGWVDIEGGIGTLLTFASKARRELPNAKVLSEGDVEPLSRDGSFVGRHILTPMKGVAIHINAFNFPVWGMLEKIAPALIAGMPCLVKPASQTAYLTELVTRAIIETGLLPDGALQLVCGSAGDLLDHVTGQDVVTFTGSATTGRKLKTGKAIVENAVRFNMEADSLNAAILGADAGPGTPEFDLFIREAANEMTSKAGQKCTAIRRIIVPRAHEQAVVEALSERLSKATIGLPDDENARMGALVSLADRDGVREKIAALLGDGEIVHGDPDNVTLVSGDAEKGAFMSPVLLRCANPFEAKAVHDVEAFGPVATVMAYDEAEEAVALAERGKGSLVSSLFTNNGGIAAEIVTGLAAHHGRVMIGNRGSAKSSTGHGSPLAPLVHGGPGRAGGGEEMGGMRGVKHFMQRTAVQGTPDMLTAITGEWVDGAESRSGKHPFRKSLAELKIGDQIVTETRTITREDVEHFAEFTGDTFYAHMDSDAAKANPFFEDRVAHGYLIASFAAGLFVDPDPGPVLANYGVDNLRFLTPVYFGDTLKVRLTCKAINPRENAGHGEVRWDCRVTNQKDEVVAQYDVLTMVAKTWPLAAEALDQMAG, encoded by the coding sequence ATGACTGAGACGGCCGCACGCCGCCTTGAGAGCTATGTGCTCGGCTCCTGGCAGACGGGATCGGGCGCGGGAAAACCGCTTTCCCATGCCGCAACCGGTGAAACCGTCGCGCTGATCGGCTCGGACGGGCTGAACTTCGCGGACGCGCTTGCTTATGGCCGCGAAAAGGGCGGCAAGGCGCTTCGGGCAATGACCATTCACGAGCGCGCGCTGATGCTGAAGGCTGTCGGCATGGCGCTGATGGAACGCAAGCAGGAATTCTACGTCGAGAATAGCTGGACCGGCGCCACCCGCCGCGATGGCTGGGTGGATATCGAGGGCGGCATCGGCACGCTTTTGACCTTCGCGTCGAAGGCGCGGCGCGAATTGCCGAACGCGAAGGTGCTGAGCGAGGGCGATGTCGAGCCGCTGTCGCGGGACGGCAGCTTCGTCGGCCGCCATATCCTGACGCCGATGAAGGGCGTTGCGATCCACATCAACGCCTTCAACTTTCCCGTCTGGGGCATGCTGGAAAAGATCGCGCCGGCGCTGATTGCCGGCATGCCATGCCTGGTCAAGCCTGCCTCGCAGACGGCCTATCTGACCGAGCTTGTCACCCGCGCCATCATCGAGACCGGACTTCTGCCGGACGGCGCGCTGCAGCTTGTCTGCGGCAGCGCCGGCGATCTGCTGGATCATGTCACCGGGCAGGATGTCGTCACCTTCACCGGATCGGCGACGACGGGCCGCAAGCTGAAGACCGGCAAGGCCATCGTTGAAAACGCCGTGCGCTTCAACATGGAGGCCGACAGTCTCAATGCCGCGATCCTCGGGGCCGATGCTGGGCCGGGCACGCCGGAATTCGATCTCTTCATCCGCGAGGCGGCCAATGAAATGACGTCGAAGGCCGGGCAGAAATGCACCGCCATCCGCCGCATCATCGTGCCGCGCGCCCATGAACAGGCGGTGGTCGAGGCGCTTTCCGAAAGGCTTTCCAAGGCGACGATCGGTCTGCCGGACGACGAGAATGCCCGCATGGGCGCGCTGGTGTCGCTTGCCGATCGCGACGGCGTGCGCGAGAAGATCGCGGCGCTTCTCGGCGATGGCGAGATCGTTCATGGCGATCCCGACAATGTGACGCTGGTTTCGGGCGATGCGGAGAAGGGCGCTTTCATGAGCCCTGTGCTTCTCCGCTGTGCCAATCCGTTCGAAGCAAAGGCCGTGCACGATGTTGAAGCCTTCGGGCCGGTCGCAACCGTGATGGCCTATGATGAGGCCGAAGAAGCGGTGGCGCTTGCCGAGCGCGGCAAGGGCTCGCTGGTCTCATCGCTCTTCACCAATAACGGCGGCATTGCCGCTGAAATCGTCACCGGTCTTGCCGCCCATCACGGACGCGTCATGATCGGCAATCGCGGTTCGGCGAAGTCCTCGACCGGGCATGGCTCGCCGCTTGCGCCGCTCGTCCATGGCGGTCCGGGCCGCGCCGGCGGCGGCGAGGAAATGGGCGGCATGCGCGGGGTGAAGCACTTCATGCAGCGCACCGCCGTGCAGGGAACGCCCGACATGCTGACCGCGATCACCGGCGAATGGGTCGATGGCGCGGAAAGCCGGAGCGGCAAGCACCCCTTCCGCAAGTCGCTGGCGGAACTGAAAATTGGCGACCAGATCGTGACCGAAACCCGCACGATCACCCGCGAGGATGTCGAGCATTTCGCCGAATTTACCGGCGACACCTTCTACGCCCATATGGACAGCGACGCGGCGAAGGCCAATCCCTTCTTCGAGGACCGGGTGGCGCATGGCTATCTGATCGCCTCGTTCGCGGCCGGCCTCTTCGTCGATCCGGATCCGGGTCCGGTTCTCGCCAATTACGGCGTCGACAATCTGCGTTTCCTCACCCCGGTCTATTTCGGCGATACGCTGAAGGTGCGGCTCACCTGCAAGGCGATCAATCCGCGTGAAAACGCCGGCCACGGCGAGGTGCGCTGGGATTGCCGCGTCACCAACCAGAAGGACGAGGTCGTCGCGCAATATGATGTGCTGACCATGGTCGCCAAGACCTGGCCGCTTGCCGCCGAAGCGCTCGACCAGATGGCGGGCTGA
- a CDS encoding Phenylacetic acid catabolic protein, translating to MTNDMSIADYLAEGGKLSSPDNAPPLYRAELMRMMSSFVDSELAGSAGFAAAINWAPGIAERIAASRIVLEKADHAERVLDLMGDFGTDTALYNRAHSWAARLPRDAVVDTRRMGGDMRLSVFHYPFEDWTDAVVMNVLMGLATVIQLEEMTHASYTPYAEVIRSVLPRETRHMELGLEGLKKLAATDEGRGAAQKAVAYWHPRVAETFGPAVSERFARLSRFGLRHSENEALRTRWRTEAESMLEDCGLKMPVAA from the coding sequence ATGACGAATGACATGTCGATTGCCGATTATCTGGCCGAAGGCGGCAAGCTGTCCTCCCCGGACAATGCCCCGCCGCTCTACCGCGCCGAGCTGATGCGGATGATGTCCTCATTCGTCGACAGCGAGCTTGCCGGTTCGGCAGGTTTTGCCGCCGCCATCAACTGGGCGCCCGGCATTGCCGAGCGCATCGCCGCAAGCCGGATCGTGCTGGAAAAGGCCGATCATGCCGAGCGCGTGCTCGATCTGATGGGCGATTTCGGAACCGATACCGCGCTCTACAATCGCGCCCACAGCTGGGCGGCGCGTCTTCCCCGCGATGCCGTGGTCGATACCCGCCGCATGGGCGGTGATATGCGGCTTTCCGTCTTCCACTATCCCTTCGAGGACTGGACGGATGCCGTGGTGATGAACGTGCTGATGGGCCTTGCGACGGTCATTCAGCTCGAGGAAATGACGCACGCATCCTACACGCCCTATGCCGAGGTGATCCGCTCTGTTCTGCCGCGCGAGACGAGGCATATGGAGCTTGGGCTTGAAGGGCTGAAGAAGCTCGCCGCGACCGATGAAGGCCGTGGGGCCGCGCAGAAAGCCGTTGCCTACTGGCATCCGCGCGTTGCCGAGACCTTCGGTCCGGCGGTCTCCGAACGCTTTGCCCGGCTTTCGCGCTTCGGTCTGCGCCACAGCGAGAATGAGGCGCTCAGGACCCGCTGGCGGACGGAAGCTGAAAGCATGCTTGAGGACTGCGGGCTGAAGATGCCCGTCGCGGCCTGA
- the paaE gene encoding 1,2-phenylacetyl-CoA epoxidase subunit PaaE codes for MARFHPLEVTDIRRETADAVVLTLKPRDEDAGAFGFTQGQYLTFRRQFDGEEVRRSYSICAGLDEGCLKVGVKRVEGGAFSTFANEELKPGDVIEAMPPMGKFFTALDADVSKDYLGFAGGSGITPLLSIVKTVLAREPRSRFTLVYANRQIKSIMFREELGDLKNTYLGRLSVIHVLESDSQEIDLFTGRIDEEKLEAFFNLWIDLPAVDTAFICGPEPMMLTIAASLKKHGMKDEQIKFELFASSQPGRAKQKVISKAAATAGENVEIQLTLDGTTRSFTMQRDGTAVLDAALAHDIDAPYSCKGGICSTCRAKVVEGEVEMISNHALEDYEVRAGYVLSCQCLPLSEKVVISYDE; via the coding sequence ATGGCACGGTTTCATCCGCTGGAAGTGACTGACATTCGCCGCGAAACGGCCGATGCGGTGGTGCTCACGCTGAAGCCCCGCGACGAGGATGCGGGCGCCTTCGGCTTTACCCAGGGTCAGTATCTGACTTTCCGTCGCCAGTTCGATGGCGAGGAGGTGCGCCGGTCCTATTCGATCTGCGCGGGTCTCGACGAGGGCTGCCTCAAGGTCGGCGTCAAGCGCGTGGAAGGCGGCGCCTTTTCCACCTTCGCCAATGAGGAACTGAAGCCCGGCGACGTCATCGAGGCGATGCCGCCGATGGGCAAGTTCTTCACCGCGCTCGATGCCGATGTCAGCAAGGACTATCTCGGCTTTGCCGGCGGGTCCGGCATCACGCCGCTGCTGTCGATCGTCAAGACGGTGCTGGCGCGCGAGCCCCGGTCGCGCTTCACGCTGGTCTATGCCAACCGCCAGATCAAGTCGATCATGTTCCGCGAGGAGCTGGGAGACCTGAAGAACACCTATCTGGGTCGCCTCTCCGTCATTCATGTGCTGGAAAGCGACAGCCAGGAAATCGATCTCTTCACCGGCCGCATCGACGAGGAGAAGCTTGAAGCCTTCTTCAATCTCTGGATCGACCTTCCCGCCGTCGATACCGCCTTTATCTGCGGGCCGGAGCCGATGATGCTGACGATTGCCGCATCGCTGAAAAAGCACGGCATGAAGGACGAGCAGATCAAGTTCGAGCTGTTCGCCTCCTCCCAGCCGGGCCGCGCGAAGCAGAAAGTGATCTCGAAGGCGGCCGCGACCGCCGGCGAGAACGTAGAAATCCAGCTTACGCTCGATGGCACCACCCGCTCCTTCACCATGCAGCGCGACGGCACGGCGGTGCTCGATGCCGCGCTCGCCCACGATATCGACGCGCCCTATTCCTGCAAGGGCGGCATCTGCTCCACCTGCCGGGCGAAGGTGGTCGAGGGCGAAGTCGAGATGATCAGCAACCACGCGCTGGAGGATTACGAGGTGCGGGCCGGTTACGTGCTCTCCTGCCAGTGCCTGCCGCTCTCGGAAAAGGTGGTGATCAGCTATGACGAATGA
- the paaD gene encoding 1,2-phenylacetyl-CoA epoxidase subunit PaaD has protein sequence MAWLAQVPDPEIPVISITELGIVRKVGHDGGTLVVTVTPTYSGCPAVSLINLEIEAKLLEKGVEDFRIEQQLSPPWTTDLLSEEAREKLKDYGIAPPIDGTAADGRLVARAARLSGRSNLVIACPRCGSGNTERVSQFGSTPCKASYRCKDCLEPFDYFKCI, from the coding sequence ATGGCCTGGCTTGCGCAAGTGCCCGATCCCGAAATCCCGGTGATCTCGATCACCGAGCTCGGCATCGTGCGCAAGGTCGGCCATGACGGCGGCACATTGGTTGTCACCGTGACGCCCACCTATTCCGGCTGCCCGGCCGTGTCGCTGATCAATCTGGAAATCGAGGCCAAGCTCCTGGAGAAGGGCGTCGAGGATTTCCGGATCGAGCAACAGCTTTCCCCGCCCTGGACGACGGATCTTCTGTCTGAGGAAGCGCGGGAAAAGCTGAAAGACTACGGCATTGCCCCGCCAATCGACGGCACGGCGGCCGATGGACGGCTTGTGGCCCGCGCGGCCCGGCTTTCCGGCCGCTCAAATCTCGTCATTGCCTGTCCGCGCTGCGGCTCGGGCAATACGGAGCGCGTTTCCCAGTTCGGCTCGACCCCCTGCAAGGCGTCATACCGCTGCAAGGACTGTCTGGAGCCGTTCGATTATTTCAAGTGTATCTGA
- the paaC gene encoding 1,2-phenylacetyl-CoA epoxidase subunit PaaC, whose product MSTTPDPFVGDEALRAAFFEWLCRLGDSTLVLGHRVSEWCGHAPVLEEDIAFANTALDLIGHTQMWLGLAGEVEGEGRSADNLAYLRDAAKFRNLLITELPKGDMGVTVMRQFLFDAWHFALLKQLVDSKSPRVAEIAAKAVKEAAYHFERSADLVIRLGDGTEESHRRMQDALDYLWPYTGEMFITDDIDRKIADAGIAPAPAALKAEWDRTLASVFSEATLKKPEEGYAHTGGKSGRHTEHLGFILAELQFLQRAYPGAEW is encoded by the coding sequence ATGTCGACGACGCCCGACCCCTTTGTCGGCGACGAGGCCCTGCGCGCCGCCTTCTTCGAATGGCTCTGTCGCCTCGGCGATTCGACGCTGGTGCTTGGCCACCGCGTTTCCGAATGGTGCGGCCATGCGCCGGTGCTGGAGGAAGATATCGCCTTTGCCAATACCGCGCTCGATCTCATCGGCCACACGCAGATGTGGCTCGGACTGGCCGGCGAGGTGGAAGGCGAGGGCCGCAGCGCCGACAATCTCGCCTATCTGCGCGACGCCGCGAAGTTCCGCAATCTGCTGATCACCGAACTGCCGAAGGGCGACATGGGCGTCACCGTGATGCGCCAGTTCCTGTTCGATGCCTGGCATTTCGCGCTGCTGAAGCAGCTTGTGGACTCAAAAAGCCCGCGCGTTGCCGAAATCGCGGCAAAGGCGGTCAAGGAAGCGGCCTATCATTTCGAGCGGTCCGCCGATCTGGTGATCCGGCTTGGCGACGGGACCGAGGAAAGCCACCGGCGCATGCAGGACGCGCTCGACTATCTCTGGCCCTATACCGGCGAGATGTTCATCACCGACGATATCGACCGGAAGATCGCCGATGCCGGCATCGCCCCCGCGCCCGCTGCGCTGAAGGCCGAATGGGACCGGACGCTGGCTTCGGTGTTCTCGGAAGCGACGCTGAAGAAGCCGGAAGAGGGCTATGCCCATACCGGCGGCAAGAGCGGGCGGCATACGGAGCATCTGGGTTTCATCCTGGCCGAGCTGCAATTCCTGCAGCGCGCCTATCCGGGAGCGGAATGGTGA
- the paaB gene encoding 1,2-phenylacetyl-CoA epoxidase subunit PaaB: protein MSKEWPLYEVFIRGQHGLNHRHVGSLHAPDAEMAIRHARDVYTRRKEGVSIWVVKSNDITASSPSEKGPLFDPAESKAYRHPTFFDIPEEVGHM from the coding sequence ATGTCCAAGGAATGGCCGCTCTACGAAGTCTTCATCCGGGGTCAGCATGGTCTGAACCACCGCCATGTCGGCAGCCTGCACGCGCCGGACGCGGAAATGGCGATCCGCCACGCCCGCGACGTCTACACCCGCCGCAAGGAAGGCGTGTCGATCTGGGTGGTGAAGTCGAACGACATCACCGCGTCCTCGCCGTCGGAAAAGGGTCCGCTCTTCGATCCGGCCGAAAGCAAGGCCTATCGTCATCCGACCTTCTTCGACATCCCGGAAGAAGTGGGGCATATGTGA
- the paaA gene encoding 1,2-phenylacetyl-CoA epoxidase subunit PaaA, which yields MYAQMVKSEGMKSREEMSPEEQSFQDRIDRGEKIEPKDWMPEGYRKTLVRQIGQHAHSEIVGQLPEGNWITRAPSLERKAILLAKVQDEAGHGLYLYSAAETLGVSRDDLMEKLHDGRMKYSSIFNYPTLNWADMGAVGWLVDGAAIMNQVPLQRTSFGPYSRAMIRICKEESFHQRQGYSIMMKMAFGTPEQKEMAQDALNRFWYPSLMMFGPSDKDSVHSAQSMAWKIKINTNDELRQKFVDQTVPQAKYLGLSIPDENLAWNEEKGGYDFSEPDWSEFFEVIKGNGPCNRERIEARRKAWDEGEWFRDGLAAHGEKEARRAKAPVAAAE from the coding sequence ATGTATGCACAGATGGTAAAATCGGAAGGCATGAAATCCCGCGAAGAGATGTCGCCGGAGGAACAGTCCTTCCAGGACCGCATCGACCGCGGCGAGAAGATCGAGCCGAAGGACTGGATGCCGGAAGGCTACCGCAAGACGCTGGTGCGCCAGATCGGTCAACACGCCCATTCGGAAATCGTCGGCCAGCTTCCCGAGGGCAACTGGATCACCCGCGCGCCCTCGCTGGAGCGCAAGGCGATCCTGCTGGCAAAAGTGCAGGACGAGGCCGGCCACGGGCTCTACCTCTATTCGGCCGCCGAAACGCTCGGCGTCTCGCGCGACGACCTGATGGAAAAGCTCCATGACGGGCGCATGAAATATTCCTCGATCTTCAACTACCCGACGCTCAACTGGGCCGATATGGGCGCGGTCGGCTGGCTGGTCGATGGGGCTGCGATCATGAACCAGGTGCCGCTGCAGCGCACCTCCTTCGGGCCCTATTCGCGGGCGATGATCCGCATCTGCAAGGAAGAGAGCTTCCACCAGCGCCAGGGCTATTCGATCATGATGAAGATGGCCTTCGGCACGCCGGAGCAGAAAGAGATGGCGCAGGATGCGCTGAACCGTTTCTGGTACCCGTCGCTGATGATGTTCGGCCCGTCCGACAAGGATTCGGTGCATTCCGCCCAGTCGATGGCGTGGAAGATCAAGATCAACACCAATGACGAGTTGCGCCAGAAATTCGTCGACCAGACGGTGCCGCAGGCCAAATATCTGGGCCTTTCGATCCCGGACGAGAACCTTGCCTGGAACGAGGAGAAGGGCGGCTACGACTTCTCCGAGCCGGATTGGTCGGAATTCTTCGAGGTGATCAAGGGCAATGGCCCGTGCAACCGCGAACGCATCGAAGCCCGCCGCAAGGCCTGGGACGAGGGCGAATGGTTCCGCGACGGGCTTGCCGCCCACGGCGAAAAGGAAGCGCGGCGCGCCAAGGCGCCGGTCGCAGCCGCAGAATAA
- the pcaF gene encoding 3-oxoadipyl-CoA thiolase, whose protein sequence is MAQAFICDGIRTPVGRYGGALSAVRADDLAAVPLSALQERNGKVDWESVDDVILGCANQAGEDNRNVARMAVLLSGLPEGVPGTTVNRLCGSGMDAIGLAARTIRAGDGALMIAGGVESMSRAPFVMGKAETAFSRKAEIYDTTIGWRFKNRKFHSAFGTHSMPETADNVAADYNISREDQDRFAAMSQARWKAAQDAGVYADEIVPVTIPQRKGDPVVVDTDEHPRPGTTAEVLAKLKGVNAPELSVTAGNASGVNDGAAGLLIASEEAASTNGLTPKARIVAMAAAGVAPRVMGIGPVPATRKVLKLAGLSLSDMDVIELNEAFAAQSLAVLRELGLPDDAAHVNANGGAIAIGHPLGMSGARLVLTATNQLHRTGGRYALCTMCIGVGQGIAMIIERI, encoded by the coding sequence ATGGCGCAAGCCTTTATCTGCGATGGAATCCGCACGCCTGTGGGCCGCTATGGCGGCGCGCTCTCTGCCGTGCGCGCCGATGATCTGGCGGCCGTTCCGCTTTCCGCATTGCAGGAGAGAAACGGCAAGGTCGACTGGGAAAGCGTCGATGACGTCATTCTTGGTTGCGCCAATCAGGCGGGCGAGGACAATCGCAATGTGGCGCGCATGGCGGTGCTGCTCTCCGGCCTGCCGGAAGGCGTGCCGGGCACCACGGTCAACCGGCTCTGCGGTTCCGGCATGGATGCGATCGGCCTTGCCGCGCGCACGATCCGCGCCGGCGATGGCGCCCTGATGATTGCCGGCGGTGTGGAAAGCATGAGCCGCGCCCCCTTCGTCATGGGCAAGGCGGAAACGGCCTTTTCGCGCAAGGCGGAAATCTACGACACCACCATCGGCTGGCGCTTCAAGAACAGGAAGTTCCACAGCGCATTCGGCACCCACTCCATGCCGGAAACCGCCGACAATGTCGCTGCTGATTACAACATTTCGCGCGAGGATCAGGACCGATTCGCGGCCATGAGCCAGGCGCGCTGGAAGGCGGCCCAGGATGCCGGCGTCTATGCCGACGAAATCGTCCCCGTCACCATTCCCCAGCGCAAGGGCGACCCGGTTGTCGTCGATACCGACGAGCATCCGCGTCCGGGCACCACGGCCGAGGTTCTGGCAAAGCTGAAGGGCGTTAACGCGCCGGAGCTTTCCGTCACCGCCGGCAACGCGTCCGGCGTCAATGACGGTGCTGCCGGGCTGCTGATCGCTTCGGAAGAGGCGGCAAGCACGAACGGCCTGACCCCGAAGGCGCGGATCGTTGCCATGGCGGCTGCCGGCGTTGCCCCGCGCGTCATGGGCATCGGCCCGGTTCCGGCCACCCGCAAGGTGCTGAAGCTTGCCGGTCTTTCGCTTTCCGACATGGACGTGATCGAACTCAACGAAGCCTTTGCCGCGCAGTCGCTCGCCGTTCTGCGCGAACTCGGCCTGCCGGATGACGCGGCCCATGTGAACGCCAATGGCGGCGCAATCGCTATCGGCCATCCCCTCGGCATGTCCGGCGCCCGTCTGGTGCTGACGGCCACGAACCAGCTTCACCGCACCGGCGGGCGCTACGCCCTTTGCACCATGTGCATCGGCGTCGGCCAGGGCATCGCCATGATTATCGAACGGATCTGA
- a CDS encoding ABC transporter substrate-binding protein has product MKTVLPLGIASLILASASIAHADPIEITDQAGRAVVLEEPAERVASIPMPMASTLIAIDGGVEKQVGMNPVAKQAVLDGILGKIYPEAKDIPSDITAPNFIPNVEELAATNPDLVIQWADRGNDLVDPITNAGLTTMLISYGTEEKAREYMTMSAVAMGRDDRIGPLIEWREEVASDIADKAAAIDEADKPKVLYLLRAQETLKASGAKNNYNTWYIELTGGKSASADLEANGVTINPEQIAAWNPDVILLNNFESEISPERIYEDPILSLTNAAQNHKVYRMPLGGYRWDPPNTESPLTWMWLAELLHPDVFDYDLRAEMKDAYAKIYDYDLTEDDIDGILWTDLNEGAANYDQFKAQS; this is encoded by the coding sequence ATGAAGACCGTCTTGCCGCTCGGCATCGCTTCCCTCATCCTGGCCAGCGCAAGCATCGCCCATGCCGACCCGATCGAAATCACCGACCAGGCCGGCCGCGCAGTGGTTCTGGAGGAGCCCGCCGAGCGCGTCGCCTCGATCCCGATGCCGATGGCCTCGACGCTGATCGCGATCGACGGCGGCGTCGAAAAGCAGGTCGGCATGAACCCGGTTGCCAAACAGGCCGTGCTCGACGGCATTCTCGGCAAGATCTATCCCGAGGCAAAAGATATTCCCTCCGACATCACCGCGCCGAACTTCATCCCCAATGTCGAGGAACTGGCAGCGACCAATCCAGATCTCGTCATCCAGTGGGCCGATCGCGGCAATGACCTGGTCGACCCGATCACCAATGCCGGGCTGACGACCATGCTGATCTCCTACGGCACGGAAGAAAAGGCGCGCGAATACATGACCATGTCGGCCGTTGCCATGGGCCGCGACGACCGCATCGGCCCGCTGATCGAATGGCGCGAAGAGGTTGCCAGCGACATCGCCGACAAGGCCGCCGCCATTGACGAGGCCGACAAGCCGAAAGTGCTCTACCTGCTGCGCGCCCAGGAAACGCTGAAGGCGTCTGGCGCGAAGAACAATTACAACACCTGGTATATCGAGCTTACCGGCGGCAAGAGCGCCTCGGCTGACCTCGAGGCCAATGGCGTGACCATCAACCCGGAACAGATCGCCGCCTGGAACCCGGATGTGATCCTGCTCAACAATTTCGAGAGCGAGATTTCGCCCGAGCGCATCTATGAGGACCCGATCCTGTCGCTCACCAATGCGGCGCAGAACCACAAGGTCTACCGCATGCCGCTCGGCGGCTACCGCTGGGATCCGCCGAACACGGAAAGCCCGCTGACCTGGATGTGGCTCGCAGAACTCCTGCATCCGGATGTCTTCGACTATGATCTCCGCGCCGAGATGAAGGACGCCTATGCGAAGATCTACGATTACGATCTGACCGAAGACGACATTGACGGCATTCTCTGGACCGACCTCAATGAGGGCGCTGCCAATTACGATCAGTTCAAGGCCCAGTCATGA
- a CDS encoding FecCD family ABC transporter permease, producing the protein MSDVTAGARLHGGSGALRAGVFVGLFAALFAALIFAIGAGRFSVSPGRIAEIILAWIAAPSAPLETIDERIVLLVRMPRVLIAAVSGAALAVGGAALQGVFRNPLVSQQVLGISQGAAFGGALAILLGYAGVTLLGLAFIFGLAALVIVGLLARINGRTEIVTVILSGMVVGALFSALVSVVQFVADPNTSLPAIVYWLMGSFSTATWARFWLGLPGLAVGIVAIWLFRYRLNLLALEDTEARSLGVNPDRERWFIFVATALMTATSVAIAGIIGWIGLVIPHAARILVGEDHRVLIPASAILGAAYLTFVDTLARTLTSAEIPLGVLTALIGAPVFGLLLRRHFSKANQP; encoded by the coding sequence ATGAGCGATGTGACAGCCGGTGCCCGCCTTCACGGCGGGTCCGGCGCCTTGCGGGCCGGCGTCTTCGTCGGCCTTTTTGCAGCACTTTTCGCGGCCCTGATCTTTGCCATCGGCGCCGGGCGGTTTTCAGTCTCGCCCGGCCGGATCGCCGAGATCATCCTTGCCTGGATCGCCGCACCTTCCGCGCCGCTTGAGACTATCGACGAGCGGATCGTGCTGCTGGTGCGCATGCCGCGCGTTCTGATCGCCGCCGTTTCCGGTGCGGCGTTGGCTGTCGGCGGGGCCGCACTTCAGGGCGTCTTCCGCAATCCGCTGGTGTCGCAACAGGTGCTCGGCATCAGCCAGGGCGCGGCCTTTGGCGGCGCGCTTGCCATTCTGCTCGGCTATGCCGGGGTCACGCTTTTAGGTCTGGCCTTCATCTTCGGCCTTGCCGCCCTGGTCATCGTCGGCCTTCTGGCGCGCATCAACGGGCGCACCGAGATCGTCACCGTCATTCTCTCCGGCATGGTGGTCGGCGCGCTGTTTTCAGCGCTCGTCTCGGTGGTGCAGTTCGTGGCCGACCCCAACACCTCGCTGCCGGCGATCGTCTACTGGCTGATGGGCTCGTTTTCGACCGCCACATGGGCGCGGTTCTGGCTCGGGCTGCCGGGCCTTGCCGTCGGCATCGTCGCCATCTGGCTCTTCCGCTACCGGCTCAATCTTCTGGCGCTCGAGGATACCGAGGCGCGTTCGCTCGGCGTCAATCCGGACCGCGAACGCTGGTTCATCTTCGTCGCCACGGCGCTGATGACGGCGACTTCGGTGGCAATCGCCGGCATTATCGGCTGGATCGGCCTCGTCATTCCCCATGCCGCGCGCATTCTGGTGGGCGAGGATCACCGCGTGCTGATCCCGGCCTCGGCCATTCTGGGGGCCGCCTATCTCACCTTTGTCGATACGCTGGCGCGCACGCTGACCTCCGCGGAAATCCCGCTCGGCGTGCTGACGGCGCTGATCGGCGCGCCGGTCTTCGGCCTGCTTCTGCGCCGGCATTTCTCGAAAGCGAACCAGCCATGA